TGGCGGCACAGGCCTGATCGGCTCGAAGACCGTCGCGATTCTTCGCCAGGGCGGCCACGAGGTGGTCGCGGCATCGCCGAAAACCGGCGTCAACACGATCACGGGCGAAGGACTGGCGGAGGCCGTCGCCGGCACAGACGTGGTGATCGATCTGGCCAACTCGCCTTCGTTCGAAGACAACGCGGTGCTGGAGTTCTTCGAAACCTCCGGACACAACCTTCACGCTGCCGAAGCTGCAGCCGGCGTCGGTCATCATGTCGCGCTGTCCATCGTCGGAACCGACCGCACGCCCGACAACGGCTATTTCCGCGCCAAGGTCGCGCAGGAGAAGCTCATCGAAGCCTCCGCCATCCCGTACACCATCATCCGCTCGACCCAGTTCCTGGAGTTCCTCGGCGGCATCGCCGATTCGAGCCCGGCGTCTGAAGCCTATCCGGCTGGAAAGGCGATCCGGATCTCACCGGGCTTGTTCCAGCCGATCGCAGCGGACGACGTCGCCGTCTTCGTCGCCGATGTGGCGCTGGCGGCGCCGCGGAACGGCATCGTCGAAATCGCCGGTCCCGAACGAGCGCCGTTTCACGAGATCATCGCGCGCTATCTGAAGGCAGTCGGCGACCCGCGCAAGGTCGTAGCCGATCCCGAGGCTCGTTACTTCGGCGGCAAGGTCGAAGAGCACTCGCTCGTTCCGTTGGGCGAAGCACGCCTCGGCCGCATCGGTCTCGACGAATGGCTGCGTCGCTCGCCGGTGCGCAGGGCAATGTGATCTTCACAAGCGAGCGGAAGGAGTCACTTCATGAAAAAGCTTCTTTTTTTGCTCCTCGTCGCCACGCTGCCGTTCGCCAATGCCTCCGCCGAAACCGCGGCGTCAAAAAACGCCAAGGTCACGCTCGTCTACGAGCACGAGCTTCCGAACGTTCCCGGCAAAAGCATCAAGGGAGTGCTCGTCGAATACGGCCCGGGCGGCTACTCGCCTGGCCACACGCATGCCCGATCGGCTTTCATCTACGCGACCGTGCTCGAGGGCGCCATCCGCAGCCGAATCAATGACGAACCCGTGAAAACGTACGAGGCGGGCCAGAGCTTTACCGAGATGCCCGGCGACCGTCACAGCGTCAGCAGCAATGCGAGCGAGACGAAGCCGGCCAGGCTTCTTGCAGTGTTCGTCGTGGACACGGGCGAGACCGAGCTTACGATTCCGATGGGAAATTGAGCGACGCATGACGACCGGCCCGACCTCGCCGCCGCGCGCCGGTTCATCCGAATGGCATCACGACGAGCTCGCTGCGGGCGGCCTTCGCTTTCACGTCGTACGTGCAGGCGATGGGCCAGCCGTGCTCCTGCTGCACGGATTCCCCGACTTCTGGTACTCGTGGCGATACCAGATTCCGGCGCTCGCAGCCGCAGGCTTCCGCGTCATCGCTCCGGATCTTCGCGGCTACAACGCATCCGACAAACCATCAGGGGTCAAAGCCTACGACATCGATCTGCTGGCCGCGGACGTCGCCGCTCTTGCCGATGCGACCGCGACCGGCCGCGTGCATCTCGCCGGGCACGACTGGGGCGGAATCGTCGCGTGGTATGCTGCCATGCAGTACCCGGAGAAATTCCAGAGCCTCGTCGTGCTCAACGCGCCCCACCCCGCAACGTTCGCGCGTGACCTGTTCACCACGCGGCAGTGGCTGCGATCGTGGTACATGTTTTTCTTCCAGCTGCCCGGACTTCCGGAAGCGATGGTACGGCTGGGCAATTTCCGGTCGCTCGACGAGACGTATTCGCGCGAGGTATTCGGACGCGACGCGTTCGCGCACCGCGAGATCGACGATTACAAGGCTGCGCTCGCGATGCCGGGCGCGCTGACGTCGGCCATCAACTACTATCGTGCGGCGTTTCGGCGCTTCGTGCGTGCGCCGCGCGGCGAGCACCGGCCGATCGAAATCCCCACGCTGCTGCTGTGGGGCGACCGCGACAGGCACCTCGGCAGCAGCCTTACGGTCGGACTCGACCCATGGGTTCCCGATCTCAAGGTCCGGCATTTCCCGGACGCGGGCCACTGGCTGCAGCTGGACGAGCCGGACATCGTCAACCGCATGATGATCGACTTTTTCTCGAGCGCTTCGCGATAAGGGACGCGCAGGAACGCGAATCGATCGAAGCTGCTTTTTGTCGAGTTACTTTTTGGCGGTCACCATCACGACGTCGCCGGGCTTCTTCGCCCATTTCGCGCTCCATTCCTTGATGCAGGCCGGCAGGGCATCGAAGCTCGATTGCCGCGAATAGACCCGAACCTTACCGCCCGAGAGCATCGCAGCGTTTACCGTGTTCCTGCCGGCATCGACGCACAGCACCGCGTTCTCCTCGCCGCCCATGTGCGGCGCGTTCCCATCCGTCGAAAGCGTGCCGCCGGTGAGCGCTATCGGGCCCATCACCGAAAGGTTGTTCTCGAGATGCTTCAGTTCAGCGCCGACCACGTGCTTGAGCTCCCGAGCAACGAGCGGATCCTTGAGGAACTTGGCGAGCTCATAGCTGCCGACGTACTTCGCCAGTGCGGTCTTCTGGGCATCTGTTCGCGGCTCGTCGCCGGCATGGGCAGCGGCGACGGATATTGCGAAACAGGCGAACGCGATTCCTGCGATTCTCATGGATGGTTCTCCGAGGGATTGCTGAGGTGGTGCAAATCACTCCACGCGCTCGACGTTGAGCCCACTTGCCGGCTTGCCCACGCCAAGACAAATAGAGCGTATCCGAGGATGATTCTTCGCCCGGCCGCATGCGGAATCAGGTCCTGTCGGCAATGTTCGCCGGCGTCCACGGCGCGACCTTCAGCAGCAGCAGCATTCCGGGCAGCGTCATCACGAAGCACAAGAGGAAGAAGTCGACGTAGCCGAGCTGCTCGATGAGCCGGCCGGCATATGCGTTGACGACGGTGCGCGGCACCGCCATCAGGCTCGTAAACAGCGCGAACTGCGTGGCCGCGTAGGCCGGACTCGTCGTGCGCGCAATGAACGAAACGAATGCGGTCGTCCCAAGCCCGACGCCGAACGCTTCGATGCCGATCACCACGGCGAGCTGGAGAAGCCGCGCCGTATCCGGCGGCGCGGGTCCTCCGGCGGCGAGCCACATGAAACCGAGGATGGCCAGCGCCTGCGCGGCGCCGAAGATCCACAGCGCGCGGTCGATGCCGAGCCTCAGCATCCACAAGCCGCCGAGCAGCCCGCCCGCCACGCTGCACCACAGTCCGGCGTTCTTCGCGACGATGCCGATGTCGGTCTTGGAAAACCCCATGTCGAGGTAGAACGGCGTCGCGAGCGCCGTCGCGAGCGAGTCGCCGAGCTTGTAGAAAAACACGAACGCGAGCACGAGCGCCGCGCTCTTCCAGCCATGGCG
The genomic region above belongs to Candidatus Limnocylindrales bacterium and contains:
- a CDS encoding SDR family oxidoreductase translates to MKILVIGGTGLIGSKTVAILRQGGHEVVAASPKTGVNTITGEGLAEAVAGTDVVIDLANSPSFEDNAVLEFFETSGHNLHAAEAAAGVGHHVALSIVGTDRTPDNGYFRAKVAQEKLIEASAIPYTIIRSTQFLEFLGGIADSSPASEAYPAGKAIRISPGLFQPIAADDVAVFVADVALAAPRNGIVEIAGPERAPFHEIIARYLKAVGDPRKVVADPEARYFGGKVEEHSLVPLGEARLGRIGLDEWLRRSPVRRAM
- a CDS encoding cupin domain-containing protein gives rise to the protein MKKLLFLLLVATLPFANASAETAASKNAKVTLVYEHELPNVPGKSIKGVLVEYGPGGYSPGHTHARSAFIYATVLEGAIRSRINDEPVKTYEAGQSFTEMPGDRHSVSSNASETKPARLLAVFVVDTGETELTIPMGN
- a CDS encoding alpha/beta fold hydrolase, whose amino-acid sequence is MTTGPTSPPRAGSSEWHHDELAAGGLRFHVVRAGDGPAVLLLHGFPDFWYSWRYQIPALAAAGFRVIAPDLRGYNASDKPSGVKAYDIDLLAADVAALADATATGRVHLAGHDWGGIVAWYAAMQYPEKFQSLVVLNAPHPATFARDLFTTRQWLRSWYMFFFQLPGLPEAMVRLGNFRSLDETYSREVFGRDAFAHREIDDYKAALAMPGALTSAINYYRAAFRRFVRAPRGEHRPIEIPTLLLWGDRDRHLGSSLTVGLDPWVPDLKVRHFPDAGHWLQLDEPDIVNRMMIDFFSSASR